The Phaeocystidibacter marisrubri genomic interval GTCCATGAATACAACTCTTTCTTTAGCCTAAATGGAGGGCACAGCAAGTGTACCTTAGATTTTGTGTGGGGACACGCTCGTCTCTCTGTTGAAGATTTTGAACGGTACATCGATGAGTTTCGACCAGAGGAAAAGGATATGGCCATGTCTTTCTTTACGAATGGGCTTAACCGCATGACCCGGGCTCAATTGATTCAGCATCTAAAGGCCGCAGATTTTGAGATTCTATCCATTATTCCATATTCTCGCGAACAACATGCACGAATGGTGTCTGGAGAAGTGCTTGCTCAAGTACGCAATCTTTATCCCGATGCTCAGTTGGCGGATTTGGTAGCGCCTCGAACTCTGGTCATAGCTAAGAAGGTGGGGTAGTTTAATCTCTTCACTTTCAGTCCAATTCCTTTGAGGACCTATTAATTCACGATAACTTAGCAGCAACACGATTTTTTTGGGTTGTATTGCAGGTGTATGTTTTCCTATGCTCTCTCTGTTTACCTCGATTCCCAATGCAATACGCTCCCATCCATCATAGAACGAGAGAACATGATTAAGAAGACGATCAAGACAGCGCGTAAGAAAGGGCTTATTCCACCCATCATCGACAAACAGTTCAATCCCAATATGAGGGAGTGGAATGATTTGTCGCCAGACGAATGGGGAGCCAAAGAAGTAGAATCTGCTCTTGAGGGTCAGCCGGAAATTCTTCCAGATGAAATTCAAGAAGGTGGAGATAATACCATCTTGTATTTTGCACAGCCCAAATCGGCAAGTTTGTACATCAACAAGCTGGTTTCCAAAGTTTTTGAGGCAGAAGAGTATTGGGTAGGTTTCAACAAAGGTTCTGGAGATTTGTACTTTCCTAGATTGGTTGGTGCTCTGTTAGAGAATCAGCTTACCGTTTCGCATTGTCATGCGGTTGCTGATAAGTACGTCCTTGAAATGCTTAGAAATACACATCCAAAGGTATTGGTGAGTTATCGAAATTTGGGCGATACGCTGATCTCCAGACGCGACATGATTGTGCGCGATAAAGGAGCACGTGAATTGATGTCAGACAGTGGACTGGAACGCTTTCTTTCATCGAGTAAGGAAGTG includes:
- a CDS encoding sulfotransferase domain-containing protein is translated as MIKKTIKTARKKGLIPPIIDKQFNPNMREWNDLSPDEWGAKEVESALEGQPEILPDEIQEGGDNTILYFAQPKSASLYINKLVSKVFEAEEYWVGFNKGSGDLYFPRLVGALLENQLTVSHCHAVADKYVLEMLRNTHPKVLVSYRNLGDTLISRRDMIVRDKGARELMSDSGLERFLSSSKEVQTDITIELFAAQYLNFYSSWKSAANEFDVHFINYDEFISNQEQEMIEMSEEFLDRELVRDPKEVIEEISSGGGVNFNKGKKGRGTDELTEAQRARIRQIAAVFGLENSDYLGF